The Brachyspira hyodysenteriae ATCC 27164 genome includes a window with the following:
- a CDS encoding GAF domain-containing SpoIIE family protein phosphatase, whose amino-acid sequence MDIYDIVDDPEKQLEVFSGIIKRMNASNDHDETLITIISEIKTIMYTDSILLYLVDQELYNLHYEMSIGPLGSKFFGNIIDCEKPLAVRAYTTSCSLYSNDPQEDSAFIPMKEVLGEDLKNILFVPLKVRKKNIGSLFLINKKNGKFIEKDTVVMSLFANIVSLALVNKMVYDRAQSRAYEVGALYQMSISINKCETIEEILNDNISIVCEAFEVHRVSVILKENGVFKFKAGIGIDENVLKYGVVTVDDNVLAEVLRTGKPVYSIDVDRDIRFRPNKNLRYTRNSFMVAPIVGKDEIIGFLSATERNINKAFNLSNLSLLEMLAQQIGENYMHVLLSEESKIKESLTEEINFTEQLQKSVLPKEFPSNGLFDIAAVSIPSKNVGGDFYDYIKISDTKYGLVIADVSGKGLGAGFFMTMTRSILRVYFSEMDDPSKILESTNKHIYKDSNNGMFVTCFLLVIDTENKTITYSNAGHLPQFLIKKYSISTLDSIHEMHTHGKPLGFIENATYQNKQISYSSSDTIILFTDGITETFNKSEEEYGEERLKSLLKNDYDNAKELVDDIVNETVSFRGKTPQFDDITLLVARLLN is encoded by the coding sequence GTGGATATATATGATATAGTCGATGATCCGGAAAAACAATTAGAAGTATTTTCTGGAATTATTAAAAGAATGAATGCTAGTAATGATCATGATGAAACTTTAATTACTATTATATCTGAAATAAAAACTATAATGTATACAGATTCTATACTATTATATTTAGTAGATCAAGAATTATATAATTTGCATTATGAAATGTCCATAGGACCTCTAGGAAGCAAATTTTTTGGAAATATTATAGACTGTGAAAAACCTTTGGCTGTAAGAGCATATACTACATCATGCTCTTTATATTCTAATGATCCTCAGGAAGATTCTGCTTTCATACCTATGAAAGAGGTTTTGGGAGAGGATTTAAAAAATATATTATTTGTGCCTTTAAAAGTAAGAAAGAAAAATATAGGTTCTTTATTCTTAATTAATAAGAAGAATGGTAAATTTATAGAAAAAGATACTGTTGTAATGTCATTATTTGCTAATATTGTTTCTTTAGCTTTAGTTAATAAAATGGTATATGACAGAGCTCAATCTAGAGCTTATGAGGTTGGAGCCTTATATCAGATGTCAATATCTATTAATAAATGCGAAACTATTGAAGAAATACTTAATGATAATATTAGTATAGTCTGCGAGGCATTTGAAGTACATAGAGTTTCTGTAATATTGAAAGAGAATGGAGTTTTCAAATTTAAAGCAGGAATTGGTATTGATGAAAATGTACTTAAATATGGTGTTGTAACAGTTGATGATAATGTTCTTGCTGAAGTTCTTCGTACTGGTAAGCCTGTTTATTCTATTGATGTAGACAGAGATATTAGATTCAGACCTAATAAAAATCTTAGATATACTAGAAATAGTTTTATGGTTGCTCCTATAGTTGGAAAAGATGAGATTATAGGATTCCTTTCTGCAACTGAGAGAAATATAAATAAAGCATTTAATTTAAGCAATTTATCTCTTTTAGAAATGCTTGCTCAGCAGATAGGTGAAAACTATATGCATGTACTTTTATCTGAGGAGTCAAAAATAAAAGAATCTTTAACAGAGGAAATTAACTTTACAGAACAGCTTCAAAAAAGCGTACTTCCTAAAGAATTCCCTAGTAATGGATTATTTGATATTGCTGCTGTAAGTATACCTAGTAAGAATGTAGGCGGTGATTTTTACGATTACATAAAAATAAGTGATACTAAATACGGACTTGTTATTGCTGATGTATCAGGTAAAGGATTAGGGGCAGGATTCTTTATGACTATGACTCGTTCTATACTTAGAGTATATTTCTCTGAGATGGACGATCCTTCTAAAATATTAGAATCTACTAATAAGCATATATATAAAGATTCTAATAATGGTATGTTTGTTACTTGTTTCTTGCTTGTTATTGACACAGAAAATAAAACTATTACATATTCTAATGCAGGTCATTTGCCTCAGTTCTTAATAAAGAAATATTCAATTAGCACTTTAGATTCTATACATGAAATGCATACTCATGGAAAGCCTTTAGGATTTATTGAAAATGCTACTTATCAAAATAAACAAATTTCTTATTCTAGTTCTGATACTATTATATTATTTACAGACGGAATAACAGAAACATTCAATAAATCTGAAGAAGAATACGGAGAGGAAAGATTAAAATCTCTTCTTAAGAATGATTATGACAACGCTAAAGAATTAGTTGATGATATAGTAAATGAAACAGTTTCATTTAGAGGAAAAACTCCTCAATTTGATGATATTACTCTTTTAGTTGCAAGATTATTAAATTGA
- a CDS encoding LpxL/LpxP family acyltransferase, producing the protein MAHWTEEKEIGKRWKALFSVFVYKILGRTFIILYLIPISIVYFFYSKTRMQASREYLKKMSKYNKKIKSNFICSYRHLLSFVVSIAEKFSAWNGDIPITDLVVKTKDSYNEVIDLLNKKKGMIILFSHIGNIELLKGLAAINEGNPIKDYKINIIIDPKVNKNVNIVLEEGKNNSCIDFIDASNIGPHTIISIEDKLNNGEIVAIAGDRTTNKTDKVNYINFLGEDAPFPCGAFLIPILLRYPVYYFFALRENDKILSKKYNFYIYPSEIKLNDEELKNRKKKNEVILELTKEFASIIEQKAIEYPYQWYNFHDFWYKGD; encoded by the coding sequence ATGGCTCATTGGACGGAAGAAAAAGAAATAGGCAAGAGATGGAAAGCATTATTTTCCGTATTTGTATATAAAATTTTGGGAAGAACTTTTATAATTCTTTATCTTATTCCTATAAGTATAGTTTATTTCTTTTATTCAAAAACTAGAATGCAGGCTTCCAGAGAATATTTAAAAAAGATGTCTAAATATAATAAAAAAATTAAATCGAATTTTATTTGTTCTTATAGGCATTTACTTTCATTTGTTGTCTCCATTGCAGAGAAATTTTCAGCTTGGAATGGAGATATACCTATTACAGATTTAGTGGTTAAAACTAAGGATAGCTATAATGAAGTAATTGATTTGCTTAATAAAAAAAAAGGTATGATAATATTATTTTCTCATATAGGAAATATCGAACTTCTAAAAGGGTTAGCTGCTATTAATGAAGGCAATCCTATTAAAGATTATAAGATAAATATAATAATAGATCCTAAAGTAAATAAAAATGTTAATATAGTTCTTGAAGAGGGTAAAAATAATTCTTGTATAGATTTTATAGATGCTTCTAATATAGGACCTCATACCATAATAAGTATTGAAGATAAATTGAATAATGGTGAGATAGTAGCAATAGCAGGTGATAGAACTACAAATAAAACGGATAAAGTAAATTATATAAACTTTTTAGGTGAAGATGCACCTTTTCCATGCGGAGCTTTTTTGATACCTATTTTGCTCAGATATCCTGTTTATTATTTCTTTGCTTTAAGAGAAAATGATAAAATACTTTCAAAGAAATATAATTTTTATATATATCCTTCAGAAATAAAATTAAATGATGAAGAATTAAAAAATAGAAAAAAGAAAAATGAAGTTATATTAGAATTAACAAAAGAATTTGCTTCCATTATAGAACAAAAAGCTATAGAATATCCTTATCAATGGTATAATTTCCATGATTTTTGGTACAAAGGAGATTAA
- a CDS encoding aldo/keto reductase: MKNIFISFLLIYMIVLIFNNKAEANNMKGNFNFNTKTVKLNSGYEIPLNGIGTYSLLNDVCYNSILYALQNGVRLIDTAYIYNNEEEVGKAVRDSKINRKDIFIITKLYPNQYNNAKKAINDALKKLNVEYIDMMLLHHPGNNDVEAYKAIEKAIKEGKIRSVGLSNWYIKELKEFLPKINIMPALVQNEIHPYYQDTEVIEYIQSLGIAVQGWYPLGGRGHQKELLNDKVLKDIATKYNKSVAQIILRWNLQRGVIVIPGSSNREHIIENTEIYEFELSDDDMKRISELNRNEKHDWY, encoded by the coding sequence ATGAAAAATATTTTTATAAGTTTTTTATTGATTTATATGATAGTACTAATTTTTAATAATAAAGCAGAGGCAAATAATATGAAAGGCAATTTTAATTTCAATACAAAAACTGTTAAATTAAACAGCGGATACGAAATACCTTTAAATGGAATAGGAACATATAGTCTATTAAATGATGTTTGCTATAATTCTATTCTTTATGCCTTACAAAACGGAGTAAGATTGATAGACACCGCATACATATACAATAATGAGGAAGAAGTTGGAAAGGCCGTAAGAGATTCTAAAATAAACAGAAAAGATATTTTTATCATTACAAAATTATATCCTAATCAATATAATAATGCAAAAAAAGCTATAAATGATGCATTAAAAAAATTAAATGTAGAATATATTGATATGATGCTTCTTCATCACCCGGGAAATAATGATGTTGAGGCATATAAAGCTATAGAGAAAGCTATTAAAGAAGGAAAAATACGCTCTGTAGGTCTTTCTAATTGGTATATAAAAGAATTAAAAGAATTTCTTCCAAAGATAAATATAATGCCTGCTTTAGTACAAAATGAAATACATCCATATTATCAAGATACTGAAGTAATAGAATATATTCAAAGTTTAGGTATAGCTGTTCAAGGATGGTATCCGTTAGGAGGCAGAGGACATCAAAAAGAACTTTTAAATGATAAAGTATTAAAAGATATAGCAACAAAATATAATAAATCAGTTGCTCAAATAATATTAAGATGGAATTTACAAAGAGGTGTAATTGTAATACCAGGATCAAGCAACAGAGAACATATAATAGAAAATACTGAAATATATGAATTTGAATTGAGCGATGATGATATGAAAAGAATATCAGAATTAAATCGTAATGAAAAACATGATTGGTATTAA
- a CDS encoding tRNA dihydrouridine synthase, which produces MKRNILIEGVNIPSRFFLAPMAGYTDYVFRRLSRKFGAGLLVTELVSAAALARQVKKTYRYMEHKEDEYPISLQLFGANEDDYKRAIEITDLSGFSFIDINMGCPTKKVVKNNGGAGLLEDTDKMISVLNAVKSVSPLPVSVKIRLGLKRGEGSEIERALAMKENGACFLTLHGRYASDMYRGTADWEAIAKIKEALGEDYILIGNGDIKSKEDAVKAFDISKVDGIMVGRGAIGNPWIFTELNTIFEDNDEYNNKIDEKDNLKNIIKEHINGCCELYGEVSGIHFMRKFIMKYLTGYRMENKIELMKCENKEELFKILDNIITE; this is translated from the coding sequence ATGAAAAGAAATATATTAATAGAAGGCGTAAATATACCCTCAAGGTTCTTCTTAGCCCCTATGGCAGGATATACTGATTATGTATTTAGAAGATTATCAAGAAAATTTGGAGCCGGACTCTTAGTAACAGAATTAGTAAGTGCCGCTGCTTTGGCAAGACAAGTAAAAAAAACTTATAGATATATGGAACATAAAGAAGATGAATATCCTATATCACTTCAGTTATTCGGAGCAAATGAAGATGATTATAAAAGGGCTATAGAAATAACAGATTTAAGCGGTTTTTCTTTTATAGATATTAATATGGGATGCCCTACTAAAAAAGTAGTAAAAAATAATGGGGGTGCCGGACTTTTAGAAGATACTGATAAAATGATTTCCGTATTAAATGCTGTAAAAAGCGTGTCTCCTTTACCTGTAAGTGTAAAAATAAGATTGGGACTAAAAAGAGGCGAAGGCAGTGAAATAGAAAGAGCTTTGGCTATGAAAGAAAACGGAGCATGCTTTTTAACTTTGCATGGCAGATATGCAAGCGATATGTATAGAGGAACTGCAGATTGGGAAGCAATAGCAAAAATAAAAGAAGCATTAGGTGAAGATTATATTTTAATAGGAAATGGTGATATAAAAAGTAAAGAAGATGCTGTAAAGGCATTTGATATATCTAAAGTAGATGGAATAATGGTAGGAAGAGGTGCTATTGGAAATCCTTGGATATTTACAGAACTTAATACTATATTTGAAGATAATGATGAATATAATAATAAAATAGATGAAAAAGACAATTTAAAAAACATAATAAAAGAACATATTAACGGATGCTGCGAACTTTACGGAGAAGTAAGCGGAATTCATTTTATGCGTAAATTTATTATGAAATATTTAACAGGCTATAGAATGGAAAATAAAATAGAACTTATGAAATGCGAAAATAAAGAAGAACTATTTAAAATATTGGATAATATTATAACAGAATAA
- a CDS encoding flavodoxin: MKALIAYYSHSSNTKKLAEFIGKVIKSEFPNAETDFFYTEPEKPYSSSYNTVLNEAKKDINSNHKPKLKNNIKSIDDYDVIFVGSPNWWNTMAPPVNTFLNSFDFSNKIIMPFCTHGGGGSGSIKRDIEKESKSKQVAKILSVYGSSASSAENEIKKWIKDIFVKIK; the protein is encoded by the coding sequence ATGAAAGCATTGATAGCATATTATTCACATTCATCAAACACTAAAAAACTTGCGGAGTTTATAGGAAAAGTTATAAAATCAGAATTTCCAAATGCTGAAACAGACTTTTTTTATACAGAACCAGAAAAGCCGTATTCATCAAGTTACAACACAGTTTTAAATGAGGCTAAAAAAGATATAAACAGTAATCATAAACCAAAATTAAAAAACAATATAAAAAGCATAGATGATTATGATGTTATATTTGTAGGAAGCCCAAATTGGTGGAATACTATGGCACCTCCGGTAAATACATTCTTGAATAGTTTTGACTTTTCTAATAAAATAATAATGCCTTTCTGTACGCACGGAGGCGGAGGTTCTGGAAGCATTAAAAGGGATATAGAAAAGGAATCAAAATCTAAACAAGTAGCTAAAATATTGAGTGTATATGGAAGTTCTGCTTCAAGTGCTGAAAATGAAATAAAGAAATGGATTAAAGATATATTTGTAAAAATAAAATGA
- a CDS encoding beta-ketoacyl synthase chain length factor has protein sequence MTGLSFRVLDWDFFAPNMDKNFILENINNDIKITYGDSNPDLDFIPRAQKRRLSQITKFSFESIKNILKENEQIPIFFVSKYGEIKQQYNMSKKIVTEHEVSPALFSFSVFNTAVAQLTIFYQNHERAIAITCYNNFIDTALIQAMAFLKTSESDKALILIADEKLPESYEEISKDGNYSFAFSCLISKKDPNIDIDVIDSDLDKDENSIIDFIKFISTDTADLELGKIKLIKK, from the coding sequence ATGACAGGTTTAAGTTTTAGAGTATTGGATTGGGATTTTTTTGCCCCAAATATGGATAAGAATTTTATATTAGAGAATATAAACAATGATATAAAAATTACTTACGGCGATTCTAATCCGGATTTAGACTTTATACCTAGAGCACAAAAAAGAAGATTAAGCCAAATAACTAAATTTTCTTTTGAATCCATTAAAAATATTTTAAAAGAAAATGAACAAATACCAATTTTTTTCGTATCTAAATATGGTGAAATAAAACAGCAGTATAATATGTCTAAAAAGATAGTAACAGAACATGAAGTTTCTCCTGCTCTTTTTAGTTTTTCTGTTTTTAATACAGCAGTGGCACAGCTTACTATATTTTATCAAAATCATGAAAGAGCTATTGCAATTACATGCTATAATAATTTTATAGATACAGCACTTATTCAGGCTATGGCTTTTTTAAAAACTTCTGAAAGCGATAAAGCTCTTATATTAATAGCTGATGAAAAGTTGCCTGAAAGTTATGAGGAAATATCAAAAGACGGTAATTATTCATTTGCATTTTCTTGTCTTATTTCTAAAAAAGACCCAAATATTGATATTGATGTTATTGACAGCGATCTTGATAAAGATGAAAATTCTATTATAGATTTTATAAAATTTATATCAACAGATACTGCCGATTTAGAATTAGGAAAAATTAAATTAATAAAAAAATAA
- a CDS encoding (R)-mandelonitrile lyase — protein sequence MSDYQYPKSPEKTVFIKNGEGKKFKGAKEYFTGDVEVEIITEPNEDSHFSVAYVTFEAGARTAWHTHPCGQHLIVVEGIGLTQEEGGEVLEFHAGEALYCPKDKKHWHGASPDCRMKHIAITGDKDGNNVTWLEHVTDEEYNAYKKNK from the coding sequence ATGTCAGATTATCAATATCCAAAATCACCAGAAAAAACTGTATTTATAAAAAACGGAGAAGGAAAAAAATTTAAAGGAGCAAAAGAATATTTTACAGGAGATGTTGAAGTAGAAATTATTACAGAGCCTAATGAAGATTCTCATTTCTCTGTAGCTTATGTAACATTTGAAGCAGGTGCAAGAACTGCATGGCATACTCATCCTTGCGGACAGCATTTAATTGTAGTTGAAGGTATAGGACTTACTCAGGAAGAAGGCGGAGAAGTTTTAGAGTTTCATGCTGGAGAGGCTCTTTACTGTCCTAAAGATAAAAAACATTGGCATGGTGCTTCGCCTGACTGCAGAATGAAGCATATTGCTATTACAGGAGATAAAGACGGAAACAATGTTACTTGGTTAGAACATGTTACTGATGAAGAGTATAATGCTTATAAAAAGAATAAGTAA
- a CDS encoding phosphopantetheine-binding protein, which translates to MSIEDQIKQIVIESANLEGVSIEDIDTDAPLFGDELGLDSIDALEIGVAIRKKFNITFSDVEENNKQYFYSVATLAKYIRENSDNK; encoded by the coding sequence ATGAGTATTGAAGATCAAATAAAGCAAATTGTAATAGAGTCAGCAAATTTAGAAGGTGTATCTATAGAAGATATAGACACAGATGCTCCTTTATTCGGAGATGAATTAGGACTTGATTCTATAGATGCATTAGAGATAGGTGTTGCAATAAGAAAAAAATTTAATATAACTTTTTCTGATGTAGAAGAAAACAATAAGCAGTATTTTTATTCTGTTGCAACATTAGCAAAATATATAAGAGAAAATTCAGATAATAAATAA
- a CDS encoding cyclophilin-like fold protein encodes MKGLNIKILLTFFLFIMTACNSVYGDNTTMNTLNTSINLKINNKDYKLILYDNQTAKDFLAMMPLTITMNDLNANEKYHNLSKNLTTQSSRVGSIKTGDFMLYGSNCLVLFYESFSTSYSYTKIGYIENVSGLKDSLGRGSVQITFSVNN; translated from the coding sequence ATGAAAGGATTAAATATAAAAATATTATTAACTTTTTTTCTTTTTATAATGACAGCATGCAATTCAGTATATGGAGATAATACAACTATGAATACATTAAATACATCTATTAATTTAAAAATAAATAATAAAGATTATAAATTGATACTTTATGATAATCAAACAGCGAAAGATTTTTTAGCTATGATGCCTTTAACAATAACTATGAATGATTTGAATGCTAATGAAAAATATCATAATTTGAGTAAAAACCTTACAACACAATCATCAAGAGTTGGAAGCATAAAAACAGGCGACTTTATGCTTTACGGCAGTAATTGTTTAGTTCTTTTTTATGAAAGTTTTTCTACATCATATAGCTATACAAAAATAGGATATATAGAAAATGTATCAGGACTTAAAGATTCACTTGGCAGAGGAAGCGTACAAATAACTTTCAGTGTTAATAATTAA
- a CDS encoding AMP-binding protein, whose protein sequence is MRKLSNTNFYSLKDSEDIFLIHKENKNFIKYKEFVSDIVKSLEYISKFEEDTITVFIENAYRFIVIITAGFILKKRVNVLNNNSPKYVESIIDNTMVYISDTENSALNLDEVFESSCNDKWFDVLKETIIDENVYVNFYTSGSTGYPKLIEKTLKQFEAEATKIVNQFTENIKDSLFLYTVPHYHSYGFVFAVLVPFMLEAKCINNRINYLETVNNFADYEKITIVTTPAFLKRIDKSSLKIKSNWYLFSSTGMLEEKVNDLCKEIFGTDVTEIYGSTEAGAMAYRRRSENQLWTRLSVVKLKVDENGSIECCSGYTGENVWIHVGDVVNMKNEDEFELLGREDSIVKIEGKRISVQQIDRQILMDKHFKDSYTIYCKSDKREYIVSFIVMNNKNRNSEDMKKYVIDYLKGYFETVVLPKKIYFVDSIPRSEIGKIDRKALDAIMEGN, encoded by the coding sequence ATGAGAAAATTAAGCAATACAAATTTTTATTCATTAAAAGATTCAGAAGATATTTTTCTTATTCATAAAGAGAATAAGAATTTTATAAAATATAAAGAGTTTGTTTCTGATATAGTAAAAAGTTTAGAATATATTTCTAAATTTGAAGAGGATACTATTACTGTATTTATTGAAAATGCATATAGATTTATTGTTATTATTACTGCGGGGTTCATTCTTAAAAAAAGAGTGAATGTCTTAAATAATAATAGTCCTAAATATGTTGAAAGCATAATAGATAATACTATGGTTTATATATCCGACACAGAAAATTCGGCTTTAAATTTAGATGAAGTTTTTGAAAGCAGCTGCAATGATAAATGGTTTGATGTACTTAAAGAAACAATAATAGATGAAAATGTATATGTGAATTTTTATACTTCAGGATCAACAGGATATCCTAAACTTATAGAAAAAACTCTAAAACAGTTTGAAGCTGAGGCTACTAAAATAGTTAATCAATTCACTGAAAATATTAAAGATTCTTTATTTTTGTATACAGTACCTCATTATCATAGCTATGGTTTTGTATTTGCTGTTTTAGTACCTTTTATGCTTGAGGCTAAATGTATAAATAATAGAATAAATTATTTAGAAACTGTTAATAATTTTGCAGATTATGAAAAAATTACTATAGTTACTACACCTGCATTTTTAAAGAGAATAGATAAATCTTCTTTAAAAATAAAGTCTAATTGGTATTTATTTTCATCTACAGGAATGCTTGAAGAGAAAGTTAATGATCTTTGTAAAGAGATATTTGGTACTGACGTTACAGAAATTTATGGAAGTACTGAAGCTGGTGCTATGGCTTATAGAAGAAGAAGTGAAAATCAATTATGGACTAGATTAAGTGTTGTAAAACTTAAAGTTGATGAAAATGGAAGTATAGAATGCTGTTCCGGTTATACAGGTGAAAATGTTTGGATACATGTAGGCGATGTTGTGAATATGAAAAATGAAGATGAGTTTGAACTTTTGGGAAGGGAAGATTCAATAGTAAAAATAGAAGGCAAGAGAATAAGTGTTCAGCAGATAGACAGACAAATATTGATGGATAAGCATTTTAAAGACAGCTACACTATATATTGTAAATCTGATAAAAGAGAATATATTGTTTCCTTTATAGTAATGAATAATAAAAATAGAAATTCAGAAGATATGAAAAAGTATGTTATTGATTATTTAAAAGGTTATTTTGAAACTGTTGTATTGCCTAAAAAAATATATTTTGTTGATTCTATACCTAGAAGTGAAATCGGTAAAATAGACAGAAAAGCACTTGATGCCATAATGGAAGGAAATTAA
- a CDS encoding MerR family transcriptional regulator, with amino-acid sequence MTIAEVSKKTELSTDTLRYYERIGIIPEVERSESGIRNYTDHDLVWIEFAKYMRSAGMGIESLIEYIKLYNKGDATLEARKQLLIDQRETIVNRINELKETLEKLDFKIQNYDTKMRECEKRLSKNN; translated from the coding sequence ATGACTATAGCAGAAGTTAGTAAAAAAACAGAATTATCCACTGATACATTGAGATACTATGAAAGAATAGGAATAATACCTGAAGTAGAAAGAAGCGAAAGCGGAATAAGAAATTATACTGATCATGATTTAGTTTGGATAGAATTTGCCAAATATATGAGAAGTGCCGGAATGGGAATAGAGTCATTAATAGAATATATAAAACTATACAATAAAGGAGATGCCACTTTAGAAGCAAGAAAACAATTACTAATAGATCAAAGAGAAACAATAGTCAATAGAATAAATGAACTTAAAGAAACATTGGAAAAATTAGATTTTAAAATACAGAACTATGATACAAAGATGAGAGAATGTGAAAAAAGACTATCTAAAAATAATTAA
- a CDS encoding acyl-CoA thioesterase: MADKKCYLENDYYIKPSFYDLDPMGVVWHGNYIKFMEQAREAMLEIIDYNYDIMTAKGVMWPIVKLEIKYINSIKLNQKVRIHTAITEYLNGMRVEYTFYDENNKIISKSSTLQMPIDSETRKGFLNSPKDFIERIERINN, from the coding sequence ATGGCGGATAAAAAATGTTATTTAGAAAATGATTATTATATAAAGCCTTCTTTTTATGATTTGGATCCTATGGGAGTTGTTTGGCATGGTAATTATATTAAGTTTATGGAGCAGGCTAGAGAGGCTATGCTTGAAATTATAGATTATAACTATGATATTATGACTGCTAAAGGCGTTATGTGGCCTATAGTAAAATTGGAAATTAAATATATAAACTCTATAAAATTAAATCAGAAGGTTAGAATACATACGGCAATTACTGAATATTTGAATGGTATGAGAGTAGAATATACTTTTTATGATGAAAATAATAAAATCATATCAAAATCAAGTACATTGCAAATGCCTATTGATAGTGAAACTAGAAAAGGTTTTTTGAATAGTCCTAAAGATTTTATAGAGAGAATAGAAAGAATTAATAATTAA
- a CDS encoding aldo/keto reductase gives MKQVKLNNGLEMPILGFGVFQIPDYEECKKSVLNAIEAGYRLIDTASAYNNEKAVGDAIKESGIDRKELFITTKLWISDAGYDNAKKAFETSMNKLGLDYSDLYLIHQPFGDYYGSWRAMEDLYNEGKIKAIGVCNFYPDRLLDFVMHNKIAPMVNQIETHPFFQREEDNKLMKEYNIQIESWGPFAEGRNNMFTNEILQSIAKKYNKTVAQVILNWLIKRNVVVIPKSVHKERIIENFNVFDFELDDNDMKEISKLDTKHSLFLSHTDVETVKYLCNYKI, from the coding sequence ATGAAACAAGTAAAATTAAATAACGGACTTGAAATGCCCATATTAGGCTTCGGAGTTTTTCAAATACCTGATTATGAAGAATGTAAAAAATCTGTATTAAACGCCATTGAAGCAGGTTACAGATTAATAGATACAGCCTCTGCATATAATAATGAAAAAGCTGTGGGTGATGCCATAAAAGAAAGCGGAATCGATAGAAAAGAATTATTCATAACTACTAAATTATGGATAAGCGATGCTGGATATGATAATGCTAAAAAGGCTTTTGAAACTTCTATGAATAAATTAGGTTTAGATTATTCAGATTTATATTTAATACATCAGCCTTTCGGTGATTATTATGGATCTTGGAGAGCTATGGAAGATTTATATAATGAAGGAAAAATCAAAGCTATAGGCGTATGCAATTTTTATCCTGACAGATTATTAGATTTTGTTATGCACAATAAAATAGCTCCTATGGTCAATCAGATTGAAACTCATCCATTTTTCCAAAGGGAAGAAGATAATAAACTTATGAAAGAGTATAATATTCAAATAGAATCTTGGGGACCATTTGCTGAAGGCAGAAATAATATGTTTACTAATGAAATATTACAATCTATAGCAAAAAAGTATAATAAAACAGTTGCTCAAGTTATATTAAATTGGCTTATAAAAAGAAATGTTGTTGTTATACCAAAAAGTGTACACAAAGAAAGAATAATAGAAAATTTCAATGTATTTGATTTTGAATTAGATGATAATGATATGAAAGAAATTTCTAAACTTGATACTAAACATAGTTTATTCTTATCGCATACTGATGTTGAAACTGTAAAATATTTATGTAATTATAAAATATAA